The following nucleotide sequence is from Trifolium pratense cultivar HEN17-A07 linkage group LG2, ARS_RC_1.1, whole genome shotgun sequence.
GACTTAACAATGGATTCAGCTTGCGAACATGTACTCGAATAGAATCCTACTCGTGTCCCTTGGCCATTCACTAGTGTGTTCACAAGACCTAAAACAAGCAAAAGAAACACAACCTTAAACAAACTACCctccatttttattatattttgatacaaGATATAGTTCTTTAGGACTTTAGGCTTTATGTGAATATATAAAAGTTGTAAATGATTGTGTAGTGGAATGCTATGAAAATGCCATGCATGGTGCAAGTATTTATATGGAAAGGTTTGGACTTTTGGGGTCAAAATGAAGATAATTAGTAAACAAAAACGGCTACACATTATGCAAGTGGGTATTGTGAGTGGAAGCCAAGTatcaaaaataattgaaatgatTTTTGGATAATGGGCTAGTGCTGGCCCTCTAATATTTGTCTTGTGGTGACAATGGTCAATAATTTATATGTATGCATGCAAGCTAGTACAATAAAATGCAGTTTCCGCGTAAGAGAGTTTAGTCTATGAAGCACAGATAGAGAGGTACATCAGACATAACTCGGATACCGACACATTgataccgataataatttgaaaaaataacataatttagtataattataagtgtcggtgttgtatcggtgtccgacactaaCATATGTTCGACACCAAAATACGTCTAACTTAAGGAATGTCCGTGATTCATAGAGTTTAGTTTAGAAATGATGAGTGTGAAAATATGAATGTCAAAGTGCGGTTTACTTTATCATATTATCGATGGTGACTTGAATTGAATGTGTCTAATCTAAATCAAAGCCACTTAATTTGGATGGCTTATAGGTTGTCATTTTGCACCCTCATGCAGTGCAATATGATATGATTGGATCCATTCATCAACGCGTTTACTTTTTCTCACTATGGCATGCTTGGTTGACTTTTTATATATACAACTAAAATAGAGTGAATCAATGTGAATCAATTGTATTCTCTATAATACTCTCTCCggatacgtgacacgataccaATATGGTGATAtaggaaaattttcaaaattttcgaTACGATACTGCCAGGATACGTtccttaaaaattaaatatataaatacaacTAACCAAAAAGGACATAATTAGTACTACTATCCCAAAAAAACATCATCAGTATTATAAAAAAACGACATAGTTGGTTATCATACACcaaatacaacaaaaaatagATCACACCGCAAGGAAAGATGAGAACGTAAATATATTTGGTTCAAATTGATcaataaaagtaaatatatttggTTCAAATTCTGCACCAAATACAACaaaaatttgagttttcttCATTTATTAGCTATTTATAAGAGAAAtagatataaataaaaatttagtggaatcttttttaaaatctcactgcaattgcggtgtgatgcCGCGTTAGCAATACTACTGCCGCAATTGCAGATGCagaccgcaatttaaaatctCGACTAGTAATTAGACTAATTAATTCAAATACTTATTGAGATGGTAAATCAGATAGTTGAGCAGGATTGGTTATGTTATCATTCCGAAACTAAGTTTCTCTAATTCCAACCGGAGCGATGTTGGGAACTTGCACTCCATATAACAAACAAAAGCTCCATATAACAAACAAAAGCTGgaagataaaaatataaaattcatttCGAACTTGGACATTAACTATTAGAAAGGTCAGAGTTAGACTAGTTTCACTAAAGATATATCTATTGATGgctatgaagcaccgacacagACAGTATCAGACACGACACCGACACaacatgattattattattaaataacaaaaacataaatGAACTGAAAAATTCTTGGCTGTAGTGAAGTAGTTGTGTATAGTTAGTGATTATTGATTTCACTAAAACTAATGAGAtggaaaaagaaacaaatgtggCTTGCTTAGTCTGATTCCTTTGAAACACTGTCTTCCTCATGAATGTTGCTTCTCACTCTTCCAGGTTTCATGGCAATTGGGAAAGGGACCTGTATTACTACCAAAGTTAGTATCTAATCCATAGCTTCCTTAATCTTAGTAGATAGATAGTAAAAGGAAATTTATACCTGTTCACCGGCATTAGGGCCGTCAGTGTTGACGAGGATAGGCCTGCAATCCTCATCCATATTCATCAAGCTTGAGTGTTGGAAGTGCGCAATAAGAGCAGCTTTCCCTTGTATGCGAGCATATGCGAGTGCTGCCACTTTCTCACTGTTGAAAAGCTCCCATTTTTTTCCATTGAACACCTGCCAGTGCCACAATTGCATCGTAAAGTTTTAGTCTATCGATATAAAGTGTGTGTTATGTACGCgattaattttaatcacaatcaTTGTTATTTTCTGCAGCTAACCTCATAGAGTGGTACAATCGAGCTAGGACTAGTCATGTTGATGAATGCATATCCAACATTGCAGTTGTTCTGCAATCAATGTTGATTCCATgtgaataattaattaacaaatataaaaagaatgccaaaatatattaaacattGAAAGAGAATAAACACTTACTTTGAAATCAATTGGTAGATACAAAAAATCATAAGTTCCTTTATGGCGTTCGTTGATTGTATCCCGCAGCTTCATGGAAGTATACCTTTGCAAAACGTAAAGCATAATCCAAAAAAATACCAAATGAATATACAAATCTTTTGCATTAGAGAATATGAGAACAATTTATGCAAAAAGCGAAAACTATTTAATGTCGTATAGGAGATAGTACTACTTACTTGTTAGGAATGTTCTTTATCATAAGTGTTGTTCGCTGATCTTCGCCCCTCATTATGCAGTCAATGTCAAGTTCATACCGTTTCAAATCAGGCAAGTTCGATGTGCCTACATTTCTGCGGCTTCTTAAGCCTTTGTAAGCATCAAATGAGTTGTTAACCATATGGTTTCTACCAGGAAACATCATGCCCCTTTGGTTATGGAAGTTGTGTCCAAAATGAGGGGGCGTGTTATGAGGAACAAAGTCAACACGGTGCGGTGTTACGGATTCCCCTACATATGTATATCTTCTGTCCCAAAGAGGAGGTGATTGCACATGATGGTTATGTGATGGTGACATAGGAAGTTGGTTAAATCCTTGCAGAGTAGGTGCTTCACAAGTTCCATTGAATGGTGAGTTCGGCCACATTGTTCGAAGAGGCGGATAGGAGTTACTCCATGTTTCATGATGGCCAGAAAGAGGGAAGCTTGAGCTTACATTACCAGTGGATTTTGAAActgaaaaaaagaagaggaaaatatCTTGTTAGTTAGAACAACGATATGGTTCAAAAGTAAAAGATACAAAAAACGCAAACGAAGAACACATGGTATGTGATAATGCAGTTCGTCCAATTGCGCTTACATCTTCGAATGCACAGCGGTTGCAGTATCTTTATATTGAAAAAACTTAAGAGTTTACATAGTACAACAACTAGTTGCACTTATTGACTTACCACATTCATCAAAATCCATAAAGGGTCCATTGGACTTTACTTGACAAAACTGCAAGTTATTGATTCTTTCTTGTGTTTTGAAATTAATGTTTCCAGCCATCTCAAGAGGATTGAGAGGAAAATCATTAGTAAAACCATGAGGACGTTCCGGTAGGGAATGAGGATGAAAAGCTAATGAAGCTTGAGTATCCAAATTCCACTGCCCTAGTGAACTAGATTCAGTAAATTCACATTGGTTTCCAACTGATTTAACTTTGATTGCAGACGGTAACGTGTTCGGAACACTTGAAGAGAAACCATGAAAGCCTGCTTCAATATTATACAAACATCAGTGgaggaaaatatatatttttttatgctaAATTGATAAATCATGAACATGTTCTCTACCTTGGAAGCTGGTTGTTAGAGGACTCTTCTGATGAAGACAGAGGTTGCATTCTTGTTTGAATTCGGGATGAATCTGttgaatcatataaaaatatgGTGAAGTTCAGCATTTGAGATTGAtgaatcattaaaaaaaacttatagtaCAAGTTCTTATAACATAAGTGCTTTTGTATaagcttgttaaaaaaaagtgcttatgtataacaGTATAAGCTATATCTAAGTGTTGTTTTcatatggacatgtcataagttgtttccataagctctcgcAAACAATCTGACAAGTACTTATATAAGTGGATAAGCTCAattaagccaatccaaacaagCCCTAACTATGACTGGTTACTATCACAACTTATTCAGGCAgacatataaacaaaaattaacactAAGTTTCAACGAGGATTAAAAATGCAGCATCCTACCTTTGGAATCGAATaatgaatttcaaatttcttgCGACCGAAGAGTGTATTATCGAGTGCTCTCTTTGCATTCTGAGAAGCTATGATATCATAATATGATATAATAGCAAGTGCTTGATGTTTGCAAGCTCTATAAAAAGTGTGAATATCTCcaaattgcttcaaaaaaagaaaataagtgattatcacAGTCCACAATATCCACTTAAACTAAAGGACactgaaaacaacaaaaaaagagcATACCTCAAAAAGTGCTTTAAGCACAGTATCATTAGCATCACTATCAATATTCCTCACAAGTAATGTTCTAGAAGAATGTTCACCAAAAGGTTTTTCTCCGGTGATCGAGGTATTGCACAGTCCTAGTTGATTGTGCTGAGCTCGACCGATGATTTTGGAATTCTTTTCTCCAGAAAATGAATTATCAACATCTTCAAGTTCCATACCTCCAACATTGCTGAAAAAGTCTAGTTCATCTATGTCATCACCGTTCCAGTCAGTCGCTCCAGAAAGCAAATTATCCTCATCCGGAAGTAGGTTTCGAATGATTTGAGCCCCGAGTTCTTCAAAAGAGTCAACAAGCTCCTCTTCCTCATAATGCGATACATTTGTATTTACTGAACGTCCGTATAAAGCATTATTTCCAGATAATCGCACTATGCAAACAGAAGCATACAAAGATATAGCAGATTAGCCAACAATTTTCACAAGAAACCTTAGCATACAATTTTGTAAAGAAAACTTACATTTTCTGCTAAACAAATCTGGCAGAGAAGTTGAGAAGTGACTACTTTCACGCGGAGCCACCATTATATTATTAACTTCACTACCATATGAAAAATTGGATACTGCTTGAATAGGTTTTGTTCCTTGATCAGAATCTACATGAcataacaaattcaaagaataatTATTTCAAGTACTTACCAAACTAATCCGCTCCAATAGCGCAACGTAACAAAAATCTATACCGTAATATACaagtaactaaaaataaaatgagcattatacaaataaaatatatatatatatatacaatgagCTACAATAGGAAAAACGAACAGACGAACATGTTAGTAATACTAACCATGGTCTTTGGAACTTTTACCGAATTTCCAACATCCAGTTTCGCTCTGCCAATAACAGAAAGATAAAATAAGAATCGAAAACACGGTGTTCAAAATGGAATTTACTTAACAAGAAACAAGAGCATACCTCAGTAGACGGAGAAATATAGTCCGAGGAAAACAtcgatgaagaagaaaaattattgaaatCTTTACGAGGCATGATAAATCTCAGAATTTGCAGATATtataaccaaaaacaaaattttgaaactTATTGATCACAGCATAGAAGGGTAGAGTAGTAAATTCAGTAGTTTTGCTTCCTCAAGATGAACACTACAAAGAACAAACACAACTTGTAAGCAAAATCTTCCAAGTTATCACACAATTATAAAGAATAACTTCaaagactcttttttttttttttaaagaattaatGTCTTATAAAAGACTTAACTGTAAGAGATTATGAAAAATAAAGAGCCATTAAATAAAATCATGCAAACTTGGCAATGGCACATAATAATACTAATTGCAAAACCCACTTATATTGTGAAAGATCAATAAGATCACAAATAACACGAACTAATATTAAATCATCAATACTAATAGATTTGATTAAACATTATTCACGCCAACAAAaacaaccaaacaaaaaaaaagttaattgaaCATAATATTCCTTTCATTCCTTTTTAAATCAACATAATATTTCCTTGATTCCTTTTTAAAACTGCCGTAtttaaagaaaattttcaatgtatactaactatattattttgtcaataatatttttaactatttatCAGAAAGAAATatatagaataaaataataaatggtTAAGACtatattagaaaaaatatataagtattTCATCTTGTCCCAAACTTCAGAGAAAAATaacaaccaaaaataaataaatttcatacaAAATTTGGTTTTCAGAACCATTGAAAATTAATGTATCCGGTCTATAatatatagactagatacatcatatttttaatgaatataaaaataaaattagagagagtaataaaaattaattttgacacTAAAAAGGACTAAGCTTGCCTACAATTAGGATTGAATTAGGATTGACATCGGTAGCTAGTCATTCGAACAAGATTGAAAACTTCATATTCAATAtttcctaacaaaaaaaaaactttgattatgaatgaaaaacaataagTTTGTTTgcgtaaaacaaaaaaaagttcaatatttaggattattagaaaaataaagttttgaaCCGTCTAGTTTTGATTGAATGATCATCAATATCCTAAATTCGTGAATGTGGATCACAAGACCACATGGAATCCAAATTTTAAAAGGAACGAATCGATTAATAAACACATTAACATTTATAATGTATAATCAAATAATTGAACTCAAGTTGTTAACAAATTTCCTCTACAACGAATCGTTCGAaagaatttaaattcaaaaataaaaaaataatgtatttttttagaCTTTACTTATTTCACGGTCAAATTACAAATCATCGGTGTTCCCATACCCTAAAAACCAAAGGATTaacgaaacaaaaaaaaactgatgGAGTAAGTAA
It contains:
- the LOC123910626 gene encoding protein MEI2-like 4, whose translation is MPRKDFNNFSSSSMFSSDYISPSTESETGCWKFGKSSKDHDSDQGTKPIQAVSNFSYGSEVNNIMVAPRESSHFSTSLPDLFSRKLRLSGNNALYGRSVNTNVSHYEEEELVDSFEELGAQIIRNLLPDEDNLLSGATDWNGDDIDELDFFSNVGGMELEDVDNSFSGEKNSKIIGRAQHNQLGLCNTSITGEKPFGEHSSRTLLVRNIDSDANDTVLKALFEQFGDIHTFYRACKHQALAIISYYDIIASQNAKRALDNTLFGRKKFEIHYSIPKIHPEFKQECNLCLHQKSPLTTSFQGFHGFSSSVPNTLPSAIKVKSVGNQCEFTESSSLGQWNLDTQASLAFHPHSLPERPHGFTNDFPLNPLEMAGNINFKTQERINNLQFCQVKSNGPFMDFDECVSKSTGNVSSSFPLSGHHETWSNSYPPLRTMWPNSPFNGTCEAPTLQGFNQLPMSPSHNHHVQSPPLWDRRYTYVGESVTPHRVDFVPHNTPPHFGHNFHNQRGMMFPGRNHMVNNSFDAYKGLRSRRNVGTSNLPDLKRYELDIDCIMRGEDQRTTLMIKNIPNKYTSMKLRDTINERHKGTYDFLYLPIDFKNNCNVGYAFINMTSPSSIVPLYEVFNGKKWELFNSEKVAALAYARIQGKAALIAHFQHSSLMNMDEDCRPILVNTDGPNAGEQVPFPIAMKPGRVRSNIHEEDSVSKESD